In a genomic window of Gammaproteobacteria bacterium:
- a CDS encoding quinoprotein relay system zinc metallohydrolase 2, with amino-acid sequence MADSVQRRNVEGRATGRRWFEPALAVCLLSITVDPVAEPNLPPLEVTEVASGIYVHQGLHEDATPINHYDIANIGFIIGENCVAIIDTGGSVEVGHALRETIRNTTNRPICYVINTHVHPDHIFGNLAFKENDPIYIAHVNFPDALAERAPYYIRSLSRLSDSVYTEALVVPPDRTVADVLELDLGGRQLLIAAHPTAHTNNDLTIYDVQTKTLWLSDLLFIERIPAIDGSIRGWLVVTDKLKSVDAERVVPGHGPVSAEWPESLSAQERYLRTLLREIREFIQDGGLLEQAVEQVGYSEGDEWLLFDHYHRRNVTSSFAELEWE; translated from the coding sequence ATGGCAGATTCAGTTCAAAGACGTAATGTGGAAGGCAGAGCGACGGGCCGCCGCTGGTTTGAGCCGGCGCTCGCGGTGTGTTTGCTCAGCATTACGGTTGACCCAGTGGCCGAACCCAACCTTCCACCCTTAGAGGTCACAGAAGTGGCTTCGGGCATATATGTGCACCAGGGGCTCCATGAAGACGCCACCCCAATCAACCACTACGACATCGCCAATATCGGATTCATCATCGGGGAAAACTGCGTCGCCATCATTGATACGGGCGGTAGTGTTGAAGTCGGGCACGCGCTAAGGGAGACCATCCGCAACACGACGAACCGCCCTATCTGCTATGTCATCAACACACATGTCCATCCGGACCATATTTTCGGCAATCTGGCATTTAAGGAAAACGACCCTATATATATTGCTCACGTAAACTTTCCAGACGCATTGGCCGAGCGTGCCCCTTACTATATTAGGAGCCTTTCACGCCTTAGTGACAGTGTGTATACCGAGGCCTTAGTCGTTCCACCCGACCGCACCGTTGCTGACGTTCTCGAACTTGACCTCGGTGGAAGACAATTGTTGATCGCTGCACACCCCACAGCACATACAAACAACGATCTCACGATCTACGACGTCCAAACTAAAACCTTGTGGCTGTCCGATTTGCTCTTTATCGAACGTATTCCCGCAATCGATGGCAGCATTAGAGGCTGGCTTGTGGTCACAGACAAACTAAAATCCGTCGACGCCGAGCGCGTGGTTCCCGGCCACGGCCCGGTGAGCGCCGAGTGGCCAGAATCACTTTCGGCCCAAGAACGCTACCTTCGAACACTGCTTAGGGAAATCAGGGAATTCATTCAAGACGGCGGGCTGCTAGAGCAGGCGGTTGAACAGGTGGGCTATAGCGAGGGTGACGAGTGGCTGTTGTTCGATCACTATCACCGACGCAACGTGACCTCATCCTTCGCTGAATTGGAGTGGGAATAG
- a CDS encoding RNA pyrophosphohydrolase, whose translation MIDSKGYRANVGIVLSNRDGQVFWARRAGMNAWQFPQGGIRPNETPETAMYRELQEEIGLSTEHVEIIGTTRGWLRYRLPRRYIRYNSRPLCIGQKQIWYLLRLIGDDSNVQLDQSQFPEFDSWRWISYWDPIQEVVAFKRGVYRRALQEFAPLILPEGSVERDDFMP comes from the coding sequence GTGATTGATTCAAAGGGTTACAGGGCCAATGTCGGGATTGTACTGAGCAATCGGGATGGTCAGGTCTTCTGGGCGCGACGTGCGGGCATGAATGCCTGGCAATTTCCGCAAGGCGGCATCAGGCCCAACGAGACACCAGAGACGGCGATGTACCGGGAGCTGCAGGAAGAAATTGGGCTCTCAACCGAACATGTGGAAATCATCGGTACTACACGTGGCTGGTTGCGCTACCGCTTGCCCAGACGCTATATCCGTTACAACTCCCGACCGTTGTGTATAGGCCAGAAACAAATCTGGTACCTACTACGCCTGATAGGGGATGACAGCAACGTTCAGCTGGACCAGTCGCAATTCCCCGAATTCGATAGCTGGCGCTGGATCAGTTACTGGGATCCCATTCAAGAAGTCGTTGCTTTCAAACGCGGCGTGTATCGGCGCGCTCTGCAGGAGTTTGCCCCGTTGATCCTGCCGGAAGGTAGCGTCGAACGGGACGACTTCATGCCGTGA
- a CDS encoding HAD-IB family hydrolase has translation MSLAIFDLDNTLINGDSDVLWGQFLAEHGYVDAPSHEREHARFYEEYLAGTVDIHAFLRFQLRELAEHPIETVDRWRTDYLREKIEPIVLPKAQELLEQHRTQGNILLIITATNRFITEPIAKVFGIEHLIASEPEIIDGRYTGRVSGTPSFAEGKVTRLNQWLQDQSLDLVDSWFYSDSHNDLPLLEHIAHPVAVDPDEKLAIEASKRNWPTISLR, from the coding sequence TTGAGCCTCGCCATATTTGACCTGGACAACACCCTCATAAACGGCGACAGCGACGTGCTATGGGGCCAATTTCTCGCAGAGCACGGCTATGTAGACGCCCCTTCGCACGAGCGTGAACACGCCCGTTTCTACGAAGAGTACCTTGCTGGTACCGTTGACATTCACGCCTTCCTACGCTTTCAACTGCGGGAACTAGCAGAGCATCCTATTGAAACCGTAGATCGCTGGCGGACCGATTACCTCCGGGAAAAGATAGAGCCCATCGTATTACCAAAAGCCCAGGAGCTTTTAGAACAACACCGAACTCAGGGGAACATTCTGCTGATCATCACGGCAACCAACCGTTTCATAACGGAACCTATCGCCAAGGTATTCGGTATTGAGCATCTCATCGCCTCGGAACCGGAAATTATTGATGGTCGGTACACTGGACGGGTTTCTGGCACACCGTCTTTCGCGGAAGGAAAGGTCACACGCCTTAACCAATGGCTTCAAGATCAGAGTCTCGATCTCGTGGATAGCTGGTTTTACAGTGACTCACATAACGATCTGCCTTTGCTTGAGCACATCGCGCACCCAGTGGCCGTTGATCCAGACGAAAAGCTGGCTATTGAGGCCTCAAAGCGGAATTGGCCCACGATCAGTTTGCGTTAA
- a CDS encoding 2-oxoglutarate dehydrogenase E1 component, translating into MTGRTYTWLYSGNASFIDSLYEAYLEDPLTVSAEWRSYFDQLQEMDQASGKDVDHSAIRAAFIAAAKKRRGSLSLASEAERSSTEKQQVAVLQLINAYRFRGHRQADLDPLRQYERPEVLDLDPAFHGLSESDMDAIFNTGSLYGPQEATLREILDIVRSTYCQTIGAEYMHINDTEQKRWIQQRLEENQSRPQFSPEKKRHILERVIAANALEQYLHAKYVGQKRFSLEGAESLIPLLDELIQSAGVQQTKEVVIGMAHRGRLNVLVNTVGKSPQELFDTFEGRHGEDDGSGDVKHHLGYSSDIMTPGGAVHVALAFNPSHLEIIDPVVEGSVRARQERRGDRRRNQVLPVLIHGDAAFAGQGVVMETFNLSQTRGCSTGGTIHIIVNNQIGFTTSDPLDSRSTLYCTDVAKMVQAPILHINGDDPEAVVFISQLALDFRMEFNKDIVIDMVCYRRHGHSEADEPAVTQPIMYKQVRKNSGVRKIYTERLIAERVITPEDVEAIAKAYVNSLEDNRSVSSTLALDHKSEYLINYEPYRNTDWTTPASTAVSPGTVKRLTKRITTIPESFKLHPSVERIIEARHQMGQGTIPIDWGFAETLAYASIIENGYPVRLSGQDSARGTFFHRHAVLHDQETGDTYLPLQHIKENQVNFLVINTILSEEAVLGFEYGYSSAEPNSLVIWEAQFGDFANNAQVVIDQFISSSEAKWGRYCGLVMLLPHGYDGQGPEHSSARLERYLQLCADDNMQVCVPSTPAQMFHMLRRQALRPYRKPLIVMTPKSLLRHKLSSSTLDELTSSEFKTVIDEIDPIDPNAVNRLLFCSGKVYYDLLVARREHEIENIAIARIEQLYPFPNEDIEAVLNRYPGTKEVVWVQEEPQNQGAWYYMPRRTVLGHLDRQVLTYAGRPHSASPAVGYMAKHLEQQKALVADALQLDKLQDSRKKSA; encoded by the coding sequence ATGACCGGTCGCACCTACACCTGGCTCTACAGCGGGAACGCCTCCTTTATAGACAGCCTGTATGAAGCCTACTTAGAAGACCCGCTGACCGTCTCGGCCGAATGGAGGTCGTATTTCGACCAACTTCAGGAAATGGATCAAGCGTCAGGGAAAGATGTTGACCATTCTGCCATACGAGCGGCCTTCATTGCTGCAGCAAAGAAACGGCGGGGCAGCCTGTCATTGGCGAGTGAGGCAGAGCGTTCCTCCACTGAGAAACAGCAGGTAGCCGTCCTACAACTGATCAACGCGTACCGTTTTCGAGGCCACAGACAAGCAGACCTCGACCCATTGCGGCAATACGAACGGCCCGAGGTGCTGGATCTGGATCCGGCATTCCATGGACTATCCGAATCCGACATGGATGCGATATTCAACACTGGGTCTTTGTACGGACCGCAAGAAGCAACATTACGGGAAATTCTCGATATCGTTCGGTCGACCTATTGCCAAACCATTGGTGCCGAATACATGCACATTAACGACACGGAGCAAAAGCGTTGGATCCAGCAGCGCCTTGAGGAGAATCAATCACGTCCGCAGTTCTCGCCAGAAAAGAAACGGCATATTCTTGAACGGGTGATCGCTGCAAATGCTCTCGAACAATACTTGCACGCAAAATATGTTGGTCAAAAGCGCTTTTCCTTGGAAGGTGCAGAAAGTCTGATTCCGCTCCTAGATGAGCTAATCCAGTCGGCAGGAGTGCAACAAACAAAAGAAGTTGTCATTGGCATGGCACACCGTGGCCGATTGAACGTGCTCGTTAATACGGTAGGGAAATCTCCGCAAGAGCTTTTTGACACATTTGAAGGCCGACACGGCGAAGATGATGGCTCCGGTGACGTCAAGCATCATCTTGGATATTCGTCCGACATTATGACGCCTGGTGGAGCGGTGCACGTGGCGCTAGCATTTAATCCATCACACTTAGAGATTATCGATCCGGTTGTTGAAGGTTCTGTGCGCGCCCGGCAGGAAAGGCGCGGGGATCGCCGACGCAATCAAGTACTCCCGGTTCTTATCCACGGTGACGCCGCATTTGCGGGTCAAGGCGTTGTCATGGAGACTTTTAACTTGTCCCAGACGCGGGGCTGTAGCACCGGCGGCACGATACACATAATCGTTAACAATCAAATCGGCTTTACCACTAGCGATCCATTAGACTCACGCTCAACTCTGTACTGTACAGATGTTGCCAAGATGGTCCAGGCGCCGATTCTCCACATCAACGGGGATGATCCGGAAGCGGTCGTGTTCATCTCCCAGTTAGCGCTGGACTTTCGAATGGAGTTCAATAAGGACATTGTCATTGACATGGTTTGCTATCGTAGACATGGCCATAGCGAGGCTGATGAACCCGCGGTGACGCAGCCGATTATGTACAAACAAGTTCGGAAGAACTCAGGTGTACGGAAAATTTATACGGAAAGACTGATCGCCGAAAGAGTGATCACGCCCGAAGATGTTGAGGCAATCGCCAAGGCCTACGTCAACTCCTTGGAAGACAACCGTTCCGTCTCGTCAACACTGGCGCTGGACCATAAGAGCGAGTATCTCATTAACTACGAACCGTACCGCAACACCGACTGGACTACGCCGGCGTCAACTGCGGTATCGCCCGGCACAGTAAAGCGCTTGACTAAACGAATCACGACGATACCAGAAAGTTTCAAACTCCATCCAAGTGTCGAGAGAATCATTGAAGCCCGGCACCAGATGGGCCAAGGAACGATCCCGATAGACTGGGGCTTCGCAGAAACCCTAGCGTATGCCAGCATCATCGAAAATGGCTACCCTGTGCGGCTATCCGGGCAGGATAGTGCCCGCGGTACATTTTTTCACCGGCATGCCGTATTGCACGACCAGGAAACGGGCGATACCTACTTACCCCTTCAACACATAAAGGAAAACCAGGTTAATTTCCTAGTCATTAATACGATCCTGTCCGAAGAAGCCGTGCTGGGATTCGAGTACGGCTATAGCAGCGCAGAACCAAATTCACTTGTGATCTGGGAAGCCCAGTTTGGCGATTTTGCCAACAATGCCCAGGTCGTTATCGACCAGTTCATCAGCTCCTCCGAGGCAAAATGGGGGCGTTATTGTGGTCTGGTGATGTTGTTGCCGCATGGTTATGACGGACAGGGCCCGGAACACTCTTCTGCCCGCCTAGAGCGCTACCTGCAACTGTGCGCGGATGACAATATGCAAGTATGCGTTCCCAGCACGCCGGCTCAGATGTTCCATATGCTGAGACGCCAGGCTTTGCGTCCTTACCGCAAGCCACTCATCGTTATGACCCCCAAAAGCCTACTACGACACAAATTATCGAGCTCGACTCTAGACGAGTTAACAAGTAGCGAATTTAAGACCGTGATCGATGAGATAGATCCCATCGATCCGAATGCGGTTAATCGCCTCTTATTTTGTAGTGGTAAGGTTTACTATGACCTTCTCGTAGCACGACGAGAACATGAAATCGAGAACATTGCCATTGCTCGAATCGAGCAGCTGTATCCTTTCCCTAACGAGGACATAGAAGCGGTATTGAATCGATATCCGGGCACAAAAGAAGTAGTCTGGGTACAAGAAGAGCCTCAGAACCAGGGGGCCTGGTACTACATGCCGCGGCGCACGGTGCTGGGTCACCTCGACAGACAGGTTTTAACGTACGCAGGACGACCCCATTCTGCCTCTCCTGCCGTCGGTTACATGGCGAAACACTTGGAACAACAGAAGGCGCTGGTTGCAGATGCACTGCAACTTGATAAGCTGCAAGACTCACGCAAGAAGAGTGCGTGA
- a CDS encoding citrate synthase, which translates to MKKTVTIIDNITGKKIECPLYQGTYGPLVIDTQALYQELGMFTLDPGFVTTASCRSAITYLDGEEGILLYRGYPIEQLAEQSTYLEVCYLLLYGELPTADQMLVFEEAIKGRQLVHEHLTQFYTGYRYDAHPMSIMVGITGALSSYYHEALDIHDPDDRDLTAKRIIAKMPTIAAQCHKHSLGHPFVYPDNSLGYVENFMNMMFSVPVRPYELHPKAVRALDLLLILHADHEQNAGTSTVRLAGSAEANPFACVAAGLVTLWGRAHGGANEAVIRMLNEIGERKNIVNFVKRAKDKSDPFRLMGFGHRVYKNYDPRAKIIRQVCHDLLQEMDTVDQPLFEIAMELERIALEDDYFIERKLYPNVDFYSGIILNALGIPLPMYTVMFAVARSVGWISQWMEMVSGPDHRIGRPRQLYIGPEQRDYVPVEQRGDATPRLRKIRGID; encoded by the coding sequence ATGAAAAAAACGGTGACCATCATTGATAATATCACGGGCAAAAAGATTGAATGCCCGCTGTATCAGGGTACCTATGGGCCCCTGGTTATCGATACCCAGGCCTTATATCAAGAACTCGGCATGTTTACGCTCGACCCGGGTTTCGTCACGACGGCCAGTTGCCGAAGCGCCATCACCTATCTTGACGGAGAGGAGGGGATCCTTCTGTATCGCGGGTATCCTATTGAACAGCTCGCTGAGCAGAGCACCTACTTGGAGGTGTGCTATCTGCTTTTGTATGGTGAATTGCCGACGGCCGACCAGATGCTCGTATTTGAGGAAGCTATTAAGGGTCGCCAACTTGTGCACGAACACCTGACCCAATTTTACACCGGTTATCGATATGATGCCCATCCGATGTCGATCATGGTCGGCATCACCGGGGCGTTATCCTCTTACTACCACGAGGCACTCGATATCCATGACCCCGATGACCGTGATCTCACTGCCAAACGCATCATCGCCAAGATGCCGACAATTGCCGCCCAATGCCACAAGCACTCCTTGGGGCATCCTTTTGTCTATCCAGATAACTCATTGGGGTATGTGGAAAACTTTATGAACATGATGTTCTCTGTTCCCGTTCGACCTTACGAGTTGCACCCCAAGGCCGTTCGTGCACTTGATTTGCTGCTAATTCTGCACGCCGATCACGAACAAAATGCGGGCACCTCCACGGTCCGGCTCGCAGGTAGTGCTGAGGCGAATCCGTTTGCTTGTGTTGCTGCGGGGCTCGTCACGCTCTGGGGACGGGCGCACGGTGGCGCAAATGAAGCAGTTATTCGTATGCTTAATGAGATCGGGGAACGAAAAAATATCGTGAATTTCGTTAAGCGAGCGAAGGACAAATCCGATCCATTTCGTCTCATGGGCTTCGGCCACCGCGTGTATAAAAACTATGATCCGCGGGCGAAAATTATTCGACAGGTATGTCACGACTTGCTTCAGGAAATGGACACTGTTGATCAGCCGTTGTTCGAAATTGCTATGGAGCTCGAGCGGATTGCATTAGAGGACGATTACTTCATTGAACGCAAGCTCTATCCTAATGTGGATTTTTATTCCGGTATTATTTTGAATGCACTGGGGATCCCTTTGCCGATGTATACAGTGATGTTTGCTGTAGCAAGATCAGTTGGCTGGATATCCCAGTGGATGGAGATGGTGTCGGGACCAGACCATCGAATCGGAAGGCCGCGGCAGCTTTATATAGGGCCCGAACAGCGGGACTACGTTCCCGTCGAACAGCGAGGTGATGCAACCCCAAGATTGAGAAAAATCCGGGGAATAGATTAA
- a CDS encoding malate dehydrogenase codes for MKSPIRVAVTGAAGQIGYALVFRIAAGEMLGREQPIILQLLEITPALKALDGVEMELQDGAFPLLKDIVTSDVPDVAFRDAECVLLVGAKPRGPGMERSDLLESNAAIFQVQGRALNEHASRDVRVVVVGNPANTNALITMRNCPDLESWRITAMTRLDHNRALAQLAAKTGETVSGIKRLIIWGNHSSTQYPDITHATISGQSAKSLIEQDWIENEFIPTVAKRGAAIIDARGASSAASAANAAIDHMRDWNMATSADDWTSMAVPSDGSYGIPEGLVYSFPVITRSGKYEIVQGLEIDDFSHARMQATQTELEEERDAVAHMLN; via the coding sequence GTGAAATCGCCAATCCGGGTCGCAGTCACGGGCGCCGCCGGCCAGATCGGATACGCGTTAGTGTTTCGAATCGCCGCGGGCGAGATGTTAGGGCGTGAACAGCCCATCATTTTGCAGTTATTGGAGATCACACCAGCACTGAAGGCGCTGGACGGTGTCGAGATGGAACTCCAAGACGGTGCGTTTCCCCTGCTAAAAGATATCGTAACGAGCGATGTTCCGGACGTTGCCTTTAGAGACGCGGAGTGTGTATTGCTCGTCGGTGCCAAACCGCGTGGTCCCGGCATGGAGCGTAGTGATCTATTGGAGAGCAACGCCGCGATCTTTCAGGTGCAGGGCAGGGCGCTAAACGAGCACGCCAGCCGTGATGTTAGAGTCGTCGTGGTTGGAAATCCCGCCAATACGAACGCGTTGATTACCATGCGGAATTGCCCAGATTTGGAGTCTTGGCGGATCACGGCGATGACACGACTGGATCACAATCGCGCGTTAGCTCAGCTCGCAGCCAAGACCGGGGAGACTGTATCGGGCATCAAAAGACTGATCATCTGGGGCAATCACTCCAGTACACAGTATCCCGATATCACGCACGCTACCATAAGCGGTCAGTCAGCCAAAAGCCTCATAGAACAGGACTGGATTGAAAACGAATTTATTCCAACAGTGGCGAAACGTGGCGCAGCGATCATTGACGCCCGCGGGGCCTCTAGCGCCGCGTCGGCGGCCAATGCTGCGATAGACCACATGCGTGACTGGAACATGGCCACGTCCGCGGATGACTGGACGAGCATGGCGGTTCCAAGCGATGGAAGTTATGGGATCCCCGAAGGGCTCGTCTATTCATTTCCGGTGATAACCCGTTCCGGCAAATACGAGATCGTGCAGGGCTTAGAGATTGATGACTTTAGTCATGCACGGATGCAAGCGACGCAGACGGAGCTTGAGGAAGAACGCGATGCCGTCGCTCACATGCTAAATTAG
- a CDS encoding BTAD domain-containing putative transcriptional regulator, giving the protein MKHITASLAKTTRPTLARVLPRKRLFSILDRGRQRPVIWVTGPPGSGKTTLIASYIDSKNLRCTWYQIDHGDSDVATFFYYMGLATADQIDAKTKRLPLFTPEYQRDLTTFTRRYFQTVYEQIESPFALVFDGYHDIPSQSALHDVMRDALSEVPPQTCVIVISRSDPPPAMARLRANSEMEVLGWQDLRLTQSESNAIVKLKGLDLSEQALTDLYAKTQGWAAGLVLMLEQAKTEGAIAQSLNVSTPQLVFDYLAGEIFQKSDKRTQEFLLKTALLSQMTPRMAKELTAQNDAGTILAELSRNNYFTSVRPSDPEPIYEYHPLFKEFLLSHITEVFNENQRTELQREAAALLEDAGRVEDAVALLCEVGDWQQMTRIVNTHAVAMLDHGRGETLAQWLEDLPKEELQKHPWTLYWLGASRLPFAPRESRNLFVRAFELFSQQEDPDPKGLLLACSGAMDAILHELDDLALLDRWITELDALLKTYPDFPSEGVEARVTCSMFWSLILRQPDHPDIGYWLDRAFTVSRAQGDPNLRMSVELYVAVSYMWVGAFADASEVIDSMRKLAESPEVSPLSLTTLKYVESMYYMLNAEGERCLKAVKHGLEIADATGVHVWRYQFLVTGAGGALGAGDLDTAEQLLSQVESHHEGASRLDMCLYHYYSAWYAMLRRDTLKAFEHQKVALKLAIDLGSPYFEVLCRLASAQVLVEFGEERKVIAHLRQVHSIARNIKSHLLEFMCLLSYAQMALEHGRQRSGLNSLRYALELGRQYGYRHFLWWRPSVMAQLCAYALDADIEVSYVQSLIQKRGLVPENLPVTADGWPWQFKIFTLGRFQVLKDERPLGFFAKLQRKPIELLKALIAFGGQEVHEDHLSEALWPRIDADYAHRSLTTTLHRLRKLLGEDKAIVLQDGRLSLNPSYFWIDTWAFEQVLEKIDDVFKKPQKNISPETITSLTERVFTLYKDPFMASEREQPWYVTLRERLRNKFLRYMGELARYWEENGYLDRAVEVYQRSLEADDLAEGFYQRLMLCYRELGRGADAVDVYNRCRKTFLAVLKIEPSPKTKAIYEKLLHKI; this is encoded by the coding sequence ATGAAGCACATAACGGCTTCTCTAGCTAAGACGACGCGACCGACCCTTGCCAGGGTCTTACCCAGAAAACGGCTTTTTTCCATCCTAGACCGGGGGCGCCAGCGCCCGGTTATCTGGGTGACAGGGCCGCCCGGCTCAGGCAAGACCACACTGATTGCAAGTTATATCGACAGCAAAAACCTCCGGTGCACGTGGTATCAAATTGATCACGGCGACTCAGATGTAGCCACATTCTTCTATTACATGGGCCTAGCAACAGCTGACCAGATTGACGCAAAAACGAAACGACTACCCCTTTTCACCCCGGAATACCAGCGGGACTTGACAACCTTCACGCGTCGATACTTTCAGACCGTCTACGAGCAGATCGAGTCTCCCTTTGCCCTCGTATTCGATGGCTACCACGATATTCCGTCTCAATCGGCGCTTCATGACGTAATGCGCGATGCGTTATCAGAGGTGCCTCCCCAAACATGCGTGATCGTCATCAGCCGCAGTGATCCGCCACCGGCGATGGCTCGCCTAAGAGCCAATAGTGAGATGGAGGTATTAGGATGGCAGGATCTGCGCCTCACGCAAAGCGAGTCAAACGCGATCGTTAAATTAAAGGGCCTTGACCTGTCTGAACAGGCGCTCACTGATCTGTATGCCAAGACCCAGGGCTGGGCCGCAGGGCTTGTCCTGATGCTAGAACAAGCAAAAACGGAGGGTGCGATTGCCCAATCCCTAAATGTATCCACACCGCAACTTGTCTTTGACTACTTAGCAGGCGAGATCTTTCAAAAATCCGACAAGAGAACCCAAGAATTTCTTCTTAAAACGGCCCTCCTTTCTCAAATGACACCGCGAATGGCCAAAGAACTGACAGCGCAAAACGACGCAGGAACTATCCTGGCTGAGCTAAGCCGCAACAACTACTTCACAAGCGTCAGACCGAGTGACCCAGAACCCATCTATGAATATCACCCATTATTCAAGGAATTTCTGTTATCACACATTACGGAAGTTTTCAATGAGAACCAACGCACCGAGCTACAGCGCGAAGCCGCAGCATTATTGGAGGATGCCGGACGCGTAGAGGATGCGGTCGCCCTTCTGTGCGAGGTTGGTGACTGGCAGCAAATGACCCGCATCGTTAACACACATGCCGTTGCAATGTTGGACCATGGAAGAGGAGAAACGCTTGCACAGTGGCTAGAGGACCTTCCAAAGGAAGAGCTGCAAAAACACCCTTGGACATTGTATTGGCTGGGCGCTAGTCGTCTTCCATTTGCCCCACGTGAAAGCCGGAACCTTTTTGTACGGGCCTTCGAGTTATTCAGTCAGCAAGAAGACCCAGACCCTAAGGGACTACTTCTTGCTTGCTCCGGCGCTATGGATGCCATCCTCCATGAATTGGATGACCTCGCACTGCTTGACCGCTGGATTACAGAGCTTGATGCACTATTAAAGACCTATCCTGACTTTCCGTCCGAAGGCGTTGAAGCAAGAGTGACCTGCAGCATGTTTTGGTCGCTCATCCTAAGGCAACCCGATCATCCCGACATCGGATATTGGCTTGATCGAGCGTTTACAGTATCCCGGGCCCAGGGCGACCCGAACCTGCGAATGTCTGTGGAATTATATGTTGCGGTGAGCTACATGTGGGTAGGCGCATTTGCGGATGCATCGGAGGTCATTGATTCCATGCGAAAACTGGCTGAATCGCCCGAGGTGTCTCCCCTATCGTTAACGACGCTTAAATACGTTGAATCGATGTATTACATGCTAAACGCCGAAGGTGAACGCTGCCTAAAAGCTGTCAAGCATGGATTAGAAATTGCTGACGCGACCGGCGTTCATGTGTGGCGATATCAATTTTTGGTCACTGGTGCAGGTGGCGCACTGGGTGCGGGTGATCTTGATACAGCTGAGCAGCTATTGAGCCAAGTTGAATCCCACCATGAAGGCGCAAGCCGCTTGGACATGTGTCTTTATCACTATTATTCGGCGTGGTACGCGATGCTCCGCCGGGATACGCTAAAAGCATTTGAACATCAAAAGGTGGCGCTTAAGCTGGCCATCGACCTCGGCTCTCCATACTTCGAGGTGCTCTGTCGCCTGGCATCTGCTCAAGTGCTAGTCGAGTTTGGAGAGGAACGCAAGGTTATTGCGCACCTTCGGCAAGTACACAGCATTGCGCGCAACATCAAGAGCCATTTATTGGAATTTATGTGTCTATTGAGTTACGCCCAAATGGCGTTAGAGCACGGGCGACAACGTTCAGGGCTGAATTCATTGCGCTATGCGTTGGAGCTGGGCAGGCAATACGGGTACCGACATTTTCTTTGGTGGCGGCCATCTGTGATGGCACAACTCTGTGCCTACGCGCTGGATGCCGACATTGAAGTGAGCTACGTTCAAAGCCTTATTCAAAAACGTGGACTTGTGCCGGAGAACCTGCCTGTCACTGCCGATGGCTGGCCATGGCAATTCAAGATTTTTACGCTTGGACGTTTCCAAGTATTGAAGGATGAACGACCATTGGGCTTCTTTGCAAAGCTCCAGCGCAAGCCTATCGAGTTGCTCAAGGCCTTGATCGCCTTTGGTGGCCAAGAGGTTCATGAGGATCATCTTTCAGAGGCATTATGGCCTCGAATTGATGCAGACTATGCCCATCGCTCATTGACCACCACGCTTCATCGCCTACGCAAGCTATTAGGCGAAGATAAGGCAATCGTGCTGCAGGATGGACGACTTAGCCTCAATCCATCTTATTTTTGGATCGACACGTGGGCATTTGAGCAAGTGCTAGAGAAAATTGATGACGTCTTTAAGAAACCGCAGAAAAATATCTCACCCGAGACGATAACAAGTCTCACCGAGAGGGTGTTCACTCTATATAAGGACCCATTTATGGCGAGTGAGAGAGAACAACCCTGGTACGTTACCCTACGCGAGCGCTTGCGCAATAAGTTTCTACGCTACATGGGTGAGCTCGCGCGATATTGGGAAGAAAATGGTTATTTGGACAGGGCGGTTGAAGTGTACCAAAGGAGTCTGGAAGCCGATGATCTGGCTGAAGGATTTTATCAGCGACTTATGCTTTGTTATCGAGAACTTGGGCGCGGGGCCGACGCAGTCGACGTCTACAACCGCTGCAGAAAGACATTTTTAGCCGTCTTGAAGATTGAACCATCCCCCAAAACGAAGGCCATTTATGAGAAATTGTTGCATAAAATATAA